The genomic stretch ATCATAACCTGGAACTCATTCACAATACCGCTGATCGGATGTCCATTCTCAAGATCAGTTCCGTAACCTTGGATACGCTCCAGGAAATCAGGGTTTGCTGAAATATAGACATTTTTCACTTTTGGATCCATTTGTTTAATTTTCTTTGTGATTTTTTCTCTTAACTCAGCTGTAACTTGTTCTTCTGCTTGCGTGTTGTTATTCATACTGCCGTTCGTTCCTGTTCCTCTTTGGTTGTTGTTATTAACGTTATTTGGATTAAAGATTCCGCCTGCCCCGTGGGAACTGTTTGCATTATCTCCATACATATTGCTTTGAGAATAGTCATTTGAGCGAAGCCCTGGTGCAATACCGCTCGTTGTATATGGAGCTCTTGTCCCCATATCATTTACACCCAAATTATTTACATTTTGATTCATTTGATTTCGGTTATTATGATGTCTTGTGTTTTGTGACCGGCCGCCTTCTTTGAGCGATACCGCAACATAAGCATTATGATCAGTGCGCAAAACATAAGCTTTTCCCACTCCGTTCATATCCGAGATCGCTTTCGTCATTTGACTATTTGCAGAAAGACTCGTCGTGCGGTGTACACTAGCCCGATCTGGGTTAATCCCATTCATTCCATAGTTAATTCCATTACGCACGTTGCGGTTTGCATCCGATGCATAATTACGGACATTGTTCGTCTTCACTCCTTGATCATCCGACGTAGATCCACAACCGGTTAGAGCTGACATCATAAGAATTGCAGCAGATAAAGAAAGGGTAACAGCTTTGGTTTTTTTCATTCCTGGCATGGTTCATCCTCCGCTTCAAATTGAAGTTGTTATAACACTCCGTTAGCATGCGCGAAGCATTACTGCGTTATGCTGAAAGGATATGGAACACGCCATAAAAAAAGCCCGAAGATTCCCAAGGTATCATCAAGGTCTTCGAGCTTTCTTTTATTATTCGGTTGTATTTGTTTCTTCTGTATTACTAGGTCCATTCCGTAAATCTTTTGCTTTATCAGTTACCTTATTCACTGAATCAGCAGAAATAACATAAGCAAGCGTCATATCCTGGTTCGTTTTCACATAGTACATACCTTGCTCAGAGGAATCCGTCAGCCCTTGATACACCTTGGTCGTTCCATCTTCTAATTCAGTTGTGACTGTAAAAGAAACCGAGGTGCTTCCTTGTTTCGGTTTTTGCAGGACTTGATCCGTTGCGATTGTCTTTAGCTGATTCATAAGCGAATCTGCATCGGTGAGTTCTATATTTTCACCATTTAAAGTCCAGGCCGCTGTCTCCCCTTCTTCATCATCCTTACGTTTTAAAACCCATGATATATCGCTGCTTTCCCACTCAAGGGATACAAGCTGATCATTATCCCATTCAAAAGGCGTGGTATCCATCAGCTGTAGAGGACTCAACAGGAGATTGGATGCTGTCGTTTCTGCAATACTCACGACTTGTCCTGCCCCTAATTGTGCGTAAACTTTGCTCCCTGTAGGCAGGTGATTCCCAAGTGCGATTTCGATCGTACCGCCATCTTCCGTTGTAATGATAATCCCTTGATCATCTACAGAAAGTCCATATTTCTCAAGATCTGCCGGATTCTCTTCTACGACAGAAGCTAGATCCACGTTGGTCACCGTATCAAGCCATTCATCCACGGCATAGTTATTTACAGGATACGCTTCTGGTGAAGTCATTACCCACTCGTTATTTTGCTTCGTAAGTTCTGTTATTTCACCGCCGCTTACAATACGGAATGACGTTATTGCTGCTGGGTCGATCACATCCGTGCCCATTAGTTTTTCCGGTTCTGCTTGTTCCTGAAAATAGTTCTGGGAGTGAGCGAATGCCCACATCCCTGCGAGTACAACTAACAAAAGAATCGTCGGAATAAACTTTTTCATTTTTTTCTGCGCCTCCACCATAATAAAGCACCAATGATGACAAAAATAAGCGGCATTCCGATGACAGCAATCGCGAAAATTGCCGAACCTTGGGCCTGTGTCAAGTAAGCCAGTTCATATCCCATCTGCTCCCTTGGACGAATGGTTAAACCATTTTCTTTTTCTGCGAGATAATTAATGGTATTGAGGATAAAATCCCGATTCCCCCCGCTTCCAATTTCGTAATCTTGCATGAAAGTGGTTGCACCTATAATAACGGCCTTTGGATTACCATCCGTCGTTTCGATGGCGTATCCTAATTTGACGGGTCCTTGCAAATCTTCTTCCGTATCATTACTCGTTTCATTCTCCAAAAGACCTGTTATATCTGTTTCCCCGTAACTCGTGTCTGAGGACGCAAGAATAGACGTTACCACCCATTGATCTTGTGTTTCAGCGCTAAGTCCAAGCGATAGACTGAAGACAGGCTGAAGATGATTTTGAATTAATTTATCGGTAACCGTATGTGATTCAAGCTCAGGCATGGACCATAAAGGTCCATTCGTCGTAGAAGATTCCTGATCGACCATAATCGCATGTTCATCTACCACACCGTACTGTTTCATCAGTGCATCAATATTGGTCCACTGGCTCTTCATCTCTTCGTGAAAACCAAGGGTGAGGAGCAGCTTGCCCCCTTGATCCATATAGTTTTGAACCTGCTTTAACTCTGCATCACTCAAATCCTCTTGCGGACCCAGAATAGCTAAGACATCAGTGCCCTCCGGTACCCCGGTATCTTCCGCTAATGTTATCTCCGTAGTCTCCATGTTGCTCTGATTCAGTGAGGTTTGAAGCGTTGTAGCCGCAGATAGTTCTAGTTCTCCATGTCCAGTTAAAAAGGCTATTTTATGTTTTTCATCTGACTCCAGTGAAAGAAGTGCCTGGGTTAATTTTTCTTCTCCTGAGAACAAATAAGATCCTTCATTCTCCCCAGAAGAGAATAAATCAATCATGGGCACAACTTGCTGCTTGTCCCCTTGTAAAATAACAATGGAACTTGAATTTAGCTCATACTGCTGAGCCAGTACAGGTTCTGATTCAAGATTATATTTTTCCACTTTCAGTTTACTATTCAGCTTACTGTACTCATCGACTAAATCCGTTACTTCCCGGTTTAGCAGTTCATCACTTGAGCTGTTCACCGTAAACACCAGCACCCGGGTATCTTCCGAAATCGCTTTGACCGCTTCTTTCGTTTGGTCTGATAACGTGTTTTGTTTTCCCTCCGAGAGATCCAGCTGAAAACCTCCGAGTGAATTCATAAATAACGTCAGCAAAATAAAAATACCGATAATCGCTGCAGAAATAATACCGCTGTTCGTATGATTCATCCATTTTTTCATTGTTCTTACCTCCACCGTTTCCGCTCAATGCCCTGAATACTGAGCGTCAGGAAAACACCGGCTAATGTAAGATAAAAAATCACATCAGGTCCGCTAATCACACCTTTAGTGAAGTTCGCGAATCGATTAGACAACGAAAATGGAGAGAGCCAAGCTGTGACGGCACTGCTGCTATCTGTAAAGGAATCAATCATCCACAGCACAAGCAATATAATGAAACCAGCTACCGCTGATACCATCTGATGTTGGGTAAGAGACGACGCAAAGAGTCCAATTGCCATCATCGAAGCGCCCATTAAAAAGAGCCCCAGTGCCGACAGCCATACGGTCGTTTCATTAATATCACCATACAAGGACATAATAAGCGGGTAGGTCAGACTGCATAGAATCAGGAGCAGTAAAATGACCAAAGATGCCAAATATTTTCCGAATACAATTTCAGTTACGCTCGTGGGTGAGGTCATTAATAGTTCGTCGGTTCCCTGCTTAAATTCTTCCGCGATAAGACGCATGGTCAGCAGAGGTACAATATAGATCAGTAAAGATACGGTATCTCCGAGCACTAGCCGGTAGTCCACAATACTAGGCTGATAGTAGACAAAGCTCATAAAGAACAAAAAGCTCGACAACAATACATACACCGCAAAAGCAAAGTACGTAGTTGGAACAAGAAAATAGGATTGAAGTTCTTTATAGAAAATCGCCATCATCCGTTTCATTTCCGCTCTCTCCCTTCTTCCGTCATCGTCAGCTTCTGGAACACTTCTTCGAGCGTCTGATCCTGTTTCTTCATCTCAAGAATCGGAATATGCTCCGAAGCAAGCTTATAAAAAAGCGCCTCTCTATAGTCATATTGAGTTGGAGTACTCAGCCGCAGCTGCAAAATCTCTTCGGATTGACTATGCATACCCAGTGTAATCGGGTGTTCTTGTCCATTTCCCCAAGAAGTCAGAATAGGCATTACATGTTCTGCTTCTCCTTTTACCGTAAGATGAACCTCAAAAGCATCTCCCATCGAATTCCCTACCGAATCAGGTGAACCATCCAGCACAAGCTTTCCTTGATTGATAATAAGAACTCGGCTGCATAAAGCACTTACTTCTGGGAGTATATGCGTGCTGAGTAATACCGTGTGATTCTCGCCTAACTCTTTAATTAAATCCCGTATCTCCATAATCTGGTTTGGGTCTAGTCCAGACGTAGGTTCATCGAGAACCAGCAAATCCGGCTTATGGATAATGGCTCCTGCGAGTCCCGTCCGCTGTTTATATCCTTTGGATAAGCTCCGAATCATTTGGTGTTCTCTTCCGCTAAGTCCAAGTCGGCTTACCATCTCATCTACTCTCAGCTTCTGTTCCCTTGCAGGCACATCACGTAATTTTGCGACAAACTGTAAATAAGACAGCACGGTCATGTCTGGATATAGTGGGGGGGTCTCTGGTAAATATCCGATCCGAGAACGAACCTTTCTCCCCTGCTCATGTACAGACATTCCATCTAGAAGGATTTTGCCTTCGGTTGGTCTTAAATATCCGGTAATCATTCGCATGGTTGTTGTTTTCCCTGCTCCGTTCGGGCCCAAAAAGCCAACAATCTCTCCCCGTTCCATTGAGAAATCAAGGTCCTGAACCCCTCTTTGACCATTGTAAGTTTTACTTACTTGATCCAGTTTCAGCAAAAGACTTCATCCTTTCTGCTTCTCGTCTCCGTTCATTAACGGTATTCCCAGTCTAGCCTGATAACAATAAACGATTCTTAAATCAATCTAAAAGAATCCTTAAAAAAATATGTCTAAATTGTGAACTGATACCTAACTACCCACACCGTCCCCCCATGTTATACGTACCTTATCTTATCAATAGTAACGGGAGGGGTATGTCTTGAAAGTATTGTTTACTTTCTTTATTCCAAGCGGCGGTGTGGAGACGCTCAATCGGCTGCGCTGTGCAGCCTTGAAACAACATGGGATCGAAGCACATACCTTATATCTCATGCCAGGCACCGGACTTCAGAATACTACAGGTACGGTGTATACCATGTCAGATAATGAGGAGATTCGTGCGCTTTTGGAAGAGCAGGAGTATGATGCCGTCATCTCTACTTCGGATATTAATATGTTGGAACGGCTCCGTGTTTTTCTTCATTACAAAGGGAAAATTATCTTCGAGGCACAGGGACTAGGCACAAAGGAAGCGGCTGTCGAGACCATTGAAATGGCTTCTCCTTATCTGCAAGCCTATGCAGATGCGGTTCTTATTCCCCCAACCACCCATCTTCATCAACTTTTTTTGGACATGTGCCCGTTTATGCACCTGTTTATTATTAAAGGAATGCTCGATACAACGAGCTTTGCCCCGCTTGAAACCGACATCCCCCCTTACCCCGCCTTACTCTGGGTTGGTCGTCTCGAATTTAATAAAAACTGGCGGGAATTTCTTCACATTGGTCACCGCGTAATTCAAGAAAAACCAGAAGCAAAACTATGGTTTTTTCATGACCCTACCCTTGCCTTTTCAGCGGATGAACAGCAGTTCTACGAAACATTAAAAACACTCCATTTGGAAGATAAAATCGGAATTTTTAGCAACGTTCCACACTCCAAGATGCCGATGTACTATTCTATGGCAGCGAGATCAGGCGGAGTTATGATTTCAACGTCGATTATGGAGGGCTTTGGATATGCGGTAGCTGAAGCGATCAGCTGTGAGTGCCCTGTTGTCAGCACGGATTCTGACGGCGTAAGAGCGTTCATTACACATAATCAAACCGGTAAATTTTATCCGCTTGGAGAGGTCGAACAGGCAGCAAACGAGGTACTGGAATTGATGAACAATCATACGATGCGTACGCAGATTCAAAAGGCAGGCCGTGAGTATCTTGTCTCTCAATTCTCCCCAGGTGCTTATGCTCATTCGTTCCGTCAAATGATGAACGCCTTGGCTATTTTTTAACAGGAAGGAGCACACTTCTTCATGAAAATACTCATGGCAACCTTCTGGGGACTTCAGAATCTTGGGGGGATTTGGACGTATATTCGGCAATTATCGGAGTGGTACGCGGAACATGGAATCGAAGTCGACGTCATTGGAACGGATATGCAGAAAGAGACCGTTTATATACTAAAGAAAGGATGGTTATTTGAAAAAAAAGCGGTCCTCCCTGCTCTGCATTCAAGCCTCTCTAACGGGCATGTTCCTGCACTTCATGCAGACCCCTACCTTGCTTATTTAGAACTGAATCGGTATGCCTATGAACTTGGAATGGCCTATCTTGGAACTGAATCTTATGATCTAATTCATGCCCAAGACCCGATTAGCGCATACTCTATTTCCCGTGTGATGAAACGCAAAGTTCCACTTGTTACAAGTTATCATGGATCGCTGCATTTAGAAGGATATCTCGATGAACTGCAGATCAACCCGGATACGCGCAAAGAAGATTATTTACGTACCCCGCTCGGAAATTACTACAAGACGATGGAACAACTCGGCATTGCTGCATCCGACGGGTTTATTGTCTCATCGAGCTGGATTCAGCAGCTCATGCAGCAGTTTCATGCACCTGCTGCTGCATTCAGCCGAATTCCTTATGCGGTAGACTTGGTTCAGTATGATGAGCTTGCAGCAAAACAAACTTCCTATTCTGCTCCTCCTAACAAGCAAGTCATTGCTTTTACAGGTCGTTTGGAATACATCAAAGGGATTCATGTTCTTCTTGAAGCGGCCTCGATCCTGAAAAAATATAGAGAGGATTTTGTTATCTGGATTGCCGGGGAAGGAAGTATGGGCTCTCTTTATAAAGAACAAACTCAGAACAAAGGATTAGAGGGTCATGTGAAATTCTGGGGGATGGTCAATAACGTGCCTTCGTTCCTGAAAAACGTTCATATCTATGTACAGCCAAGTTTACAGGATACTCAGCCCTTCTCTGTTACAGAAGCACAACTTGCAGGAATTCCTGTCATTGTGGCGGATACCGCCGGAATGCCGGATATGGTAGTAGAGGGCAAGACCGGTTATGTCGTTCCTCCCTCTGATGCTGCTGCTCTTGCCCGCAAGCTTGATTACCTTCTCACCCACCCTAACGTAAGAACCCGTGTTGGAACGGCAGCGCGTACATGGGCACGTAAATACCGATCACTGGAACGGCAAGCGAAAGATACTCTTGCCGTTTATGAGCAGTATATCAAAAAGAATCGGATAGCAGAGCGTGGACAAGACGAGATGACCGATGTAAAAATCAGAAGAGACGAACGAACGGAATCCCTAAGTACATCAGCAGCTTTCTCTCTTCCTCATCTGCCGATTGCTTCCGATCTTCTTGCTGATTTAATGAGCAAACTTCCCCCCGATTACCGCCTGCCTGATCGGAAGGTAATAAAGGATAGAGAATAAAAAAGACGGCAGACAAACTAGAGAAAGCTAGTGAATCTGCCGTCTGCGCGCATCGTTTGATCGAGGCACTTATTTCTCATCCTTAGGAGAAAAGTATTTATCTATTCTTTTAGTAAAATCTAACCGTTTCTTTGAACTAGAGCTCTGTAACCATCTCTATCGCATTTCTCGTTAGCGCTGAGCCAGTCACAGTGACTTTCGTAATCGCAATAAGCTGAGTATCTGTCATTAGCAGTTTTACGATGGTGCCTTGTGTCTTGTATGTTTTCGTCGTGGATAATGTGTTTGTATCCACTTGGTTAATCACATTTTTTGTAGCTGTATAAAATTTTTCCGTATGATTCTTATTCGCAGCAAAGATATCAAACGTATCCATCGTACCTGCATAATTCATATCAGTCGTCTTGTTATTAGTAGCCGTAAAGATCGAACCCGCACCGTTCACAATAAACTTACCATCTGGCGTAATCCCAAATACCGTAGACAATTTATAGTCTCCATGATAGGGAGAATCATAGGTGGTTGTGATCTTCCCATCCGTGAGCCGGAACACATCCATATCTCTCGGACTTAACGGAGTAGTGATAGAATAAATTCGATTCTCTGATGGATGCATCATGATTTTTGTTTGGTGATATACGCCAGACGAAGAAAGCTCCCTCTTGGTCGTCCGGTCATAACTTTTCATATAGGTCCACTGACCGGAGCCTGAGGTAAGATATACATGTCCCGATTCATCAGCCGCAATATCGTAAGGATCAATATCCACATCCCACTCATCTATTACTTGCAGTGTAGAGGGATTAAGTACTTTCACGGTTCCGCCTTGCTCTTCATCAAACCGATAGGGACTGTATTCTCCATCACTAAAAATGACATAAAGTTCTCCACTTGCATAAACGAGTTTCCGCGGCACCTTGCTAAATGAAGTGGAAGTCTTGGTTACTTTTTTCTTAGTAAGGTCATAGGAGACAATAGTAGATTCACTGTCATCGATAGCATAAACAATGGGCCTCGATGGATCGGTTACCGCTTCCTGTATAACTTCATTGAGTACACTTACATTTCCTGCTGGTATTGTGACTGCTGGAGGCTTTGGAGTTTCTTCCGGTGTAACTGTATCAGATCCATTCGAAGGTTCTCTAAATTGATCTTGATTTAATACCGTTATTTTTGAAAAAGCTGCTGCATTATATTGGCTAATCCAAGATTTCGCATAATCTATAGGAACAGCAAAATTCAAATTTCCTTCATCCATACTTGCAGAAGTAACGCCGATAACTTCTCCTTTTTTATTAAACAGCGCTCCTCCCGAACTGCCTGAAGCAATGGGCGCTGTAAATTGAATTAAACTTTGGCCGTCAATGACACGAAGTCCGCTTATCACTCCCGTCGAAACGGTGTTTTGCAGTCCTTCCGGATTACCAATCGCAACTACGGCTTGTCCTTTCGCCAAGTTCTGCGTGGAACCGATATAAAGCGGAGGTACATTCGTCCGAATCTTCGCTTTTACTAAAGCCAGATCATTCGTCTTGTCCACAGCGACAATGCCTGCTGCTTCATACACTTGATCTTTCCCTGTGTAAATTACATAACTGCTTGCTTCATTAATCACATGATAATTCGTTAAGTACAAACCATAACCTACCGCGAATGCACTGCCAAATCCGGTAGATTCACCGCTGCGATCCAGTGATTCCAATAGAACAACACTTTGTTCAAAACCCGCAATTTGCTGATTTGTTAAATTCTTACCTGTATAAGGACTCTTTTTATAGGGTTCTAAAATAAATTTTAAATAATCTACAATCTCAGCATCTTGCACCGGATCTAGAATCGCTTCCTCACTAATCACGATAATTCCCCGGCTGTAAAATACCTTCTTCCCGAGTGTTTCACTGATCAGACGAATAGGTACAAACGTCCGGCCTTGTTGATATTCTGCCGGTGCGTCAAGTGCTGTCTTTTTCCCATTCACAAGTATGGTCTTGCTGCCTAGCGTAATTTTTATTTCCTTTCCTGCAAGCGTAATGGTTGCCGTAGAAGTAGACTGGTTCCAGGCAACTCTTGCGCCAAGGCTTTCACTAATAAAGCGCAGCGGCACCATTGTTCGTTGACTCTTTACATACGGCACAATGTTGTAGTTGTTTTCATCAATAATACGATCTTCCGTATCATAGATGGCGTTTGGACTCCCAATGGACAGAATAACTGCCTCGTTAAATAGATCTTCAAAATCGAGCTCATCTGCCTGAGCGTACCCTGATATTGGATAGCAAAGCAGTCCTAAAATAGTAATTAAAACTAGTAACCTGCGCTTCATTTGTTTCATTCTGTCTCCTTCTAGGTGTGTGATATTTGTAGGACTGCGTATAAAAAGCCCGTGCCCTAAGTTAGACGCAGAATGAATTATAATGTTTCACACGATCTAAGTGAAACCATATTTTACCTTTAGATAAAAAAACGTTTGAACCCCAAAAGGCTCAAACGCTTTTCACGTCTCAAATTTACATATGTTTGTGCAGCGTGTTCAGCACACTGCGAAGTTCTTCA from Paenibacillus polygoni encodes the following:
- a CDS encoding stalk domain-containing protein, which codes for MKQMKRRLLVLITILGLLCYPISGYAQADELDFEDLFNEAVILSIGSPNAIYDTEDRIIDENNYNIVPYVKSQRTMVPLRFISESLGARVAWNQSTSTATITLAGKEIKITLGSKTILVNGKKTALDAPAEYQQGRTFVPIRLISETLGKKVFYSRGIIVISEEAILDPVQDAEIVDYLKFILEPYKKSPYTGKNLTNQQIAGFEQSVVLLESLDRSGESTGFGSAFAVGYGLYLTNYHVINEASSYVIYTGKDQVYEAAGIVAVDKTNDLALVKAKIRTNVPPLYIGSTQNLAKGQAVVAIGNPEGLQNTVSTGVISGLRVIDGQSLIQFTAPIASGSSGGALFNKKGEVIGVTSASMDEGNLNFAVPIDYAKSWISQYNAAAFSKITVLNQDQFREPSNGSDTVTPEETPKPPAVTIPAGNVSVLNEVIQEAVTDPSRPIVYAIDDSESTIVSYDLTKKKVTKTSTSFSKVPRKLVYASGELYVIFSDGEYSPYRFDEEQGGTVKVLNPSTLQVIDEWDVDIDPYDIAADESGHVYLTSGSGQWTYMKSYDRTTKRELSSSGVYHQTKIMMHPSENRIYSITTPLSPRDMDVFRLTDGKITTTYDSPYHGDYKLSTVFGITPDGKFIVNGAGSIFTATNNKTTDMNYAGTMDTFDIFAANKNHTEKFYTATKNVINQVDTNTLSTTKTYKTQGTIVKLLMTDTQLIAITKVTVTGSALTRNAIEMVTEL
- a CDS encoding YhcN/YlaJ family sporulation lipoprotein, with amino-acid sequence MPGMKKTKAVTLSLSAAILMMSALTGCGSTSDDQGVKTNNVRNYASDANRNVRNGINYGMNGINPDRASVHRTTSLSANSQMTKAISDMNGVGKAYVLRTDHNAYVAVSLKEGGRSQNTRHHNNRNQMNQNVNNLGVNDMGTRAPYTTSGIAPGLRSNDYSQSNMYGDNANSSHGAGGIFNPNNVNNNNQRGTGTNGSMNNNTQAEEQVTAELREKITKKIKQMDPKVKNVYISANPDFLERIQGYGTDLENGHPISGIVNEFQVMMDRIFPAKTTSNRK
- a CDS encoding DUF4340 domain-containing protein; the encoded protein is MKKFIPTILLLVVLAGMWAFAHSQNYFQEQAEPEKLMGTDVIDPAAITSFRIVSGGEITELTKQNNEWVMTSPEAYPVNNYAVDEWLDTVTNVDLASVVEENPADLEKYGLSVDDQGIIITTEDGGTIEIALGNHLPTGSKVYAQLGAGQVVSIAETTASNLLLSPLQLMDTTPFEWDNDQLVSLEWESSDISWVLKRKDDEEGETAAWTLNGENIELTDADSLMNQLKTIATDQVLQKPKQGSTSVSFTVTTELEDGTTKVYQGLTDSSEQGMYYVKTNQDMTLAYVISADSVNKVTDKAKDLRNGPSNTEETNTTE
- a CDS encoding ABC transporter permease subunit, which translates into the protein MKRMMAIFYKELQSYFLVPTTYFAFAVYVLLSSFLFFMSFVYYQPSIVDYRLVLGDTVSLLIYIVPLLTMRLIAEEFKQGTDELLMTSPTSVTEIVFGKYLASLVILLLLILCSLTYPLIMSLYGDINETTVWLSALGLFLMGASMMAIGLFASSLTQHQMVSAVAGFIILLVLWMIDSFTDSSSAVTAWLSPFSLSNRFANFTKGVISGPDVIFYLTLAGVFLTLSIQGIERKRWR
- a CDS encoding GldG family protein; this translates as MKKWMNHTNSGIISAAIIGIFILLTLFMNSLGGFQLDLSEGKQNTLSDQTKEAVKAISEDTRVLVFTVNSSSDELLNREVTDLVDEYSKLNSKLKVEKYNLESEPVLAQQYELNSSSIVILQGDKQQVVPMIDLFSSGENEGSYLFSGEEKLTQALLSLESDEKHKIAFLTGHGELELSAATTLQTSLNQSNMETTEITLAEDTGVPEGTDVLAILGPQEDLSDAELKQVQNYMDQGGKLLLTLGFHEEMKSQWTNIDALMKQYGVVDEHAIMVDQESSTTNGPLWSMPELESHTVTDKLIQNHLQPVFSLSLGLSAETQDQWVVTSILASSDTSYGETDITGLLENETSNDTEEDLQGPVKLGYAIETTDGNPKAVIIGATTFMQDYEIGSGGNRDFILNTINYLAEKENGLTIRPREQMGYELAYLTQAQGSAIFAIAVIGMPLIFVIIGALLWWRRRKK
- a CDS encoding glycosyltransferase family 4 protein, which produces MKILMATFWGLQNLGGIWTYIRQLSEWYAEHGIEVDVIGTDMQKETVYILKKGWLFEKKAVLPALHSSLSNGHVPALHADPYLAYLELNRYAYELGMAYLGTESYDLIHAQDPISAYSISRVMKRKVPLVTSYHGSLHLEGYLDELQINPDTRKEDYLRTPLGNYYKTMEQLGIAASDGFIVSSSWIQQLMQQFHAPAAAFSRIPYAVDLVQYDELAAKQTSYSAPPNKQVIAFTGRLEYIKGIHVLLEAASILKKYREDFVIWIAGEGSMGSLYKEQTQNKGLEGHVKFWGMVNNVPSFLKNVHIYVQPSLQDTQPFSVTEAQLAGIPVIVADTAGMPDMVVEGKTGYVVPPSDAAALARKLDYLLTHPNVRTRVGTAARTWARKYRSLERQAKDTLAVYEQYIKKNRIAERGQDEMTDVKIRRDERTESLSTSAAFSLPHLPIASDLLADLMSKLPPDYRLPDRKVIKDRE
- a CDS encoding glycosyltransferase family 4 protein, giving the protein MKVLFTFFIPSGGVETLNRLRCAALKQHGIEAHTLYLMPGTGLQNTTGTVYTMSDNEEIRALLEEQEYDAVISTSDINMLERLRVFLHYKGKIIFEAQGLGTKEAAVETIEMASPYLQAYADAVLIPPTTHLHQLFLDMCPFMHLFIIKGMLDTTSFAPLETDIPPYPALLWVGRLEFNKNWREFLHIGHRVIQEKPEAKLWFFHDPTLAFSADEQQFYETLKTLHLEDKIGIFSNVPHSKMPMYYSMAARSGGVMISTSIMEGFGYAVAEAISCECPVVSTDSDGVRAFITHNQTGKFYPLGEVEQAANEVLELMNNHTMRTQIQKAGREYLVSQFSPGAYAHSFRQMMNALAIF
- a CDS encoding ABC transporter ATP-binding protein — encoded protein: MLKLDQVSKTYNGQRGVQDLDFSMERGEIVGFLGPNGAGKTTTMRMITGYLRPTEGKILLDGMSVHEQGRKVRSRIGYLPETPPLYPDMTVLSYLQFVAKLRDVPAREQKLRVDEMVSRLGLSGREHQMIRSLSKGYKQRTGLAGAIIHKPDLLVLDEPTSGLDPNQIMEIRDLIKELGENHTVLLSTHILPEVSALCSRVLIINQGKLVLDGSPDSVGNSMGDAFEVHLTVKGEAEHVMPILTSWGNGQEHPITLGMHSQSEEILQLRLSTPTQYDYREALFYKLASEHIPILEMKKQDQTLEEVFQKLTMTEEGRERK